Proteins found in one Kwoniella bestiolae CBS 10118 chromosome 1, complete sequence genomic segment:
- a CDS encoding high osmolarity signaling protein SHO1 has translation MFDHGFDPGYVFRHPVFLVTFIIAIPAWIIAFASQAAAEAKYSSADGRTPVVNTLWFNIWLQLAVIIHLL, from the exons ATGTTCGACCACGGCTTTGATCCGGGCTATGTCTTCAGACATCCAGTGTTCCTGGTCACCTTCATCATTGCCATCCCAGCTTGGATCATCGCTTTCGCATCTCAAGCTGCAGCAGAGGCAAAGTACT CCTCTGCTGATGGGAGGACACCCGTGGTGAATACATTATGGTTTAATATATGGCTTCAACT AGCCGTGATAATACATCTATTGTAG
- a CDS encoding mitochondrial 37S ribosomal protein mS45: protein MPFTTSVAGPSRIPFQAVSNTCRRSIARRHASTAAGEERQPPRKVSSNIFFADWLKSEGSQYRDPVKGQKAKWLGEKVPYSSNPTFRPPPPLSDWTQNQVYAELRRGRKVAELAEKHNISKARVEAIRKLKDIEEEFKRRSLPLQTAFQQGMEPLLGVQTPINPSTKEHDAARARQIDQAHDSHPSTSAERLEEQRWDSGVGQEGSFGSRTRENASKGVERTAWEFRDEEQNLEDRRVLEQKEEELKQDPAHHGVVHEVLKREVMTATLFPTPVTEQAAGKKEKDATKAKELQVKKDQVEGVTIGGIHFVDTSFSKEFGGVNRGAKLREKRHRRKEAKKDKSTTQ from the exons ATGCCATTCACCACCTCCGTAGCTGGTCCTTCAAGGATCCCGTTCCAAGCCGTATCAAACACATGTCGACGCTCCATCGCCCGAAGACATGCTTCCACAGCTGCAGGGGAGGAACGACAACCTCCCAGAAAGGTATCCAGTAATATCTTCTTTGCCGATTGGTTGAAATCCGAGGGATCACAATATCGTGATCCTGTCAAGGGTCAGAAAGCAAAATGGCTGGGCGAGAAGgtg CCATACAGCAGTAATCCAACTTTccgacctcctccacctctctccgATTGGACGCAGAATCAAGTCTATGCGGAACTGCGAAGAGGACGAAAAGTGGCCGAGCTAGCTGAGAAGCATAATATCAGTAAAGCCAGAGTGGAAGCTATTCGAAAGCTCAAagatatcgaagaggagTTTAAGCGAAGA TCTCTTCCATTACAGACCGCTTTCCAGCAAGGTATGGAACCCTTATTGGGCGTACAGACACCTATCAACCCTTCGACGAAAGAACATGATGCTGCTCGTGCACGACAAATCGATCAGGCTCATGATTCCCATCCAAGTACAAGTGCTGAGAGGCTGGAAGAACAAAGATGGGACTCTGGTGTAGGACAAGAAGGTTCATTCGGCAGTCGAACGAGGGAGAATGCCTCGAAGGGTGTAGAAAGAACCGCTTGGGAATTCAGAGATGAAGAGCAGAACCTCGAGGATAGAAGGGTCCtggagcagaaggaggaagagctgaagcaagatccagctcatcatGGTGTTGTTCATGAAGTTTTAAAGAGGGAGGTCATGACTGCTACTCTGTTCCCTACTCCCGTTACAGAACAGGCTgcagggaagaaggagaaggacgcTACCAAGGCGAAGGAATtgcaggtgaagaaggacCAGGTTGAAGGTGTCACTATCGGTGGTATTCATTTCGTAGATACTTCGTTCTCCAAGGAATTTGGCGGGGTTAACAGAGGTGCcaagttgagggagaagaggcaCAGAAGGAAAGAAGCTAAGAAGGATAAATCAACTACTCAGTAA
- a CDS encoding serine/threonine-protein phosphatase 2A activator 2 — protein MTAESEQPVASTSYIPPTKYILSKAHLAAFQRSQTHQDILDFVDDLNEAIVGKKLTEAGEGSERTKPIIGILESILEIAKSTPPVDNKLSRFGNPAFKTFYDKVVDASRELHSRIEGLPSEGIPEVEVYFKESWGNKQRVDYGSGMEFNFLCWLLCLTKLGVFTKEDYQFLVLGVFWRYIEVMRYLQSTYWLEPAGSHGVWGLDDYHFLPFLWGSGQLKDHKYLRPKAIHDPEILEAFSKEYMYLSCISFINSIKTASLRWHSPMLDDISAVKTWSKVNEGMEKMYKAEVLGKLPVMQHALFGSLLPFPTPEQDPELKKALQEEGEVPQPDAHGHIHVKGETGWSMDCCGIPVPSAFAAAQDGATPHGGTPTFTARSGIKPIPFD, from the exons ATGACCGCAGAATCAGAACAACCAGTAGCTTCGACCTCGTATATCCCTCCGACCAAATACATACTCTCGAAAGCTCATCTCGCCGCTTTTCAACGTTCACAGACACACCAAGACATCCTCGACTTTGTAGATGACCTGAATGAGGCGATAGTAGGCAAAAAGCTGACAGAAGCTGGAGAGGGCTCAGAG CGCACGAAACCCATCATAGGTATACTGGAGTCAATCCTGGAGATAGCCAAATCGACCCCTCCGGTCGATAACAAGTTGTCGAGGTTTGGTAACCCCGCCTTTAAGACTTTCTATGATAAAGTTGTGGAT GCTTCGAGGGAATTGCATTCTCGAATAGAAGGATTACCTTCCGAAGGGATACCCGAGGTAGAGGTGTATTTCAAGGAATCATGGGGAAACAAGCAGAGAGTAGATTATGGAAGTGGAATGGAGTTCAACTTTCTCTGTTGGCT ATTATGCCTTACTAAGCTGGGTGTATTTACAAAAGAGGATTATCAGTTCCTGGTTCTGGGGGTGTTCTGGAG GTATATCGAAGTGATGAGGTACCTCCAATCGACATATTGGCTCGAACCAGCTGGATCACACGGTGTATGGGGTTTAGACGATTATCATttcctccccttcctatGGGGCAGCGGGCAATTGAAAG ACCATAAATACCTTCGACCCAAAGCTATACACGACCCCGAGATCCTCGAGGCCTTCTCAAAAGAATACATGTACCTATCTTgcatatcattcatcaactcCATCAAGACTGCTTCTCTCAGATGGCATTCACcgatgttggatgatatttCAGCAGTCAAGACCTGGTCGAAAGTCAATGAAGGCATGGAGAAGATGTATAAAGCCGAGGTACTGGGTAAATTACCGGTCATGCAGCATGCTCTGTTCGGTAGTTTGTTACCTTTCCCTACGCCTGAACAAGATCCCgagttgaagaaggctttgcAAGAGGAAGGCGAGGTACCTCAACCGGACGCTCATGGTCATATACATGTGAAGGGGGAGACTGGCTGGTCGATGGATTGCTGTGGTATAccag TCCCATCCGCTTTCGCCGCTGCCCAGGACGGCGCAACACCACATGGCGGTACACCCACCTTCACCGCTCGATCAGGTATCAAACCCATCCCATTCGATTAA